The region ATGTGGAGGCTGACGGCCGAGCGGGAGCTGATGAGCATGCTCTCTACCTCGCTGGCAGATCAGGTCAATGACACACCCTTCACAGCTAATTGATTTTTGCAGTAGTTAAAGTTTACAACGCTGGAATTCACATACTCCAAAGGTTCTCCTTGATGTTCGACTAAAACATGGTCGTGCATGAATAATTGGTTTGGTCTGGATTACTTAATTGCGGATTGATGGGGCTGGACTGGTATTGGGACAGAGGGTAAGAAGAACCAAGAGGAGGAGACACAGAGAGGGAGGGCCCTCAGCAGAAAGAAGCTTACAGTTTGCCGATCTCTTGAAATCTTGAAGCCTTTTTCAGTAACTGCAATGTTGTTTAAAGAAAACCAAACCTTAGGCACCTTCATTTGTAAAGTGATAAAGTACATCTAAAATATACTTAAGCCAATTCGTCATGTGCATTGTGACTAATTGTTCTGAAAACCTCTTCATCAAATGTGCATTTCACACAAAACGGTTTTGTCCAGTTCAATGATTGCTGTATAGTACAGAAAGAGCCCATATATAAGGTGctttttattatactttgtttttttttttaaaaaaaggcgaagaaaatgtaaatgtttcaaGCTCTAGACAGAAGCTGTTTTCGGATTTCTTAAATTAGCATCCTGAAATATTTATGTGATGCCTTACAACTTCCAATGTTTCCTAATTAGGAAAAAGACAGGAGCAAGCTTGTGGCTCCTGTTTTATGCATCACAAGTAAGTGTTGTCACATATATGCATAACATGTGTTCCCTGTATTATCTGCAGGACATTTTCAATGCTGTTATAAAGCAGAACCCAGTCCTTATTCACCAGCTTCCTTGTTTCTGGAACGTGCAACTGTCGGATCACACACGCTCTGAGCAGTGTTACACTGAGGTGTCTGACCTCAAGGTGAGCAATTAAGGGTCCCAGTGTTCGATGTTTGGTTCAAATGTCCCAGAGGAATATCTCTAATTTGTCTTGGAAATTTTTGTTATTAAGACAGTAGAGTTGTGCAAAAACATCCATagcttagaaaaaaaacattgtccaTTCATTAAGCACTCGTtcaacatctccatcttattttaggtcatttgtttttcaaatctatatgttttttcccccagatCTTGTTTGAGCTCATACATTATTAAATAACCCCTTCATTAAACAGCATCCCTACGTGAGAAAACTGAGAAATGTGAGTGCAATGACTGTGCAATGTGGGTCTTGAAAATCAACAGATCTGTACTTAGCGTAACCAACTTTGTTAATCCTAATTCTGACCACAAGTTAAACACACAGGAAAAAACACCCCAGACATCAATCTGTCTACTTAGGACAGCACAATTTGGCAGGTACATAGGGACTCGCTTTCCTGTAAAGTGTGCAAAATGCCCTGCCGCCGACTGTGATGATTTAATTCTCTTTGTCAGGTCATCCACTGGAATTCTCCTAAGAAGCTGCGAGTGAAGAACAAGCACGTGGAGTTCTTCCGCAACCTGTACCTGACCTTCCTGGAGTATGACGGCAATCTCTTGCGAAGGGAACTATTTGGCTGCCCAAGTCAGCCGAGCACAGAGAGCATTCGTGTGAGTACCAACCACAGTCTCGAGAGGCTGCATACATGTGTGAAATACATGGTTCTGCGCCTTACTTCTCGTGTACCGTGCTGAAGATAGGCATCGACTCCCAGCTTGTTTCAGGACTCTCCTGTGCTCCAGTTACAGGCAGCTCTGGAGGAGCTGGATGAGGATGACCAGTGTTACGATTTTCGCCGGGAGCGAATCATGGTTCACCGGATTCATCTATACTTCCTGCAGTACGAGTACATGGCCACACAGGATGAGACTGATATCACGCTTGTGGCTCAGCTCTCGATGGACAGGTAGGGGCTGGCTGCCAGCGTATTCACCTGCCTTCAGAGCTTGAGAGAACCAAAGCCTTCCTTTACTGGAAAGTATTCCCGAACAGTGTTTAACATTTCAGTGGAGAAAAGGACAAtacaattaagaattaagaGATTCTATGTTGTATTATGGGCTCAGTCTCTTTCCTCACCATGATCTGTCTTGTGcgaccattgttttttttatttcccctcCTTGTCTTAGATTACAGATGCTGGAGGCCATCTGCAAGCACTGGGAAGGACCCATCAGCCTTGCTCTGTATATGTCTGATGCGGAGGCCCAGCAGTTCTTGCGTTACGCCCAGGCCTCTGAGGTGCTGAAGAACCGCAAAAATGTCGGATATCACATCGTCTACAAAGAAGGCCAGTTCTACCCCGTCAACCTCCTGAGGAACATCGCTCTCCATCATGCCAACACCCCTTACGTCTTTCTGGCAGACGTTGACTTTTTGCCAATGTACGGGCTCTACGATTACCTCAGGTGAAGTGATTTACATTCTTTgccaagctggggtctgcgtgGCAGTTGTATCATTCTCACTTAGCCAACCCAAACTTTAAAAGTGCAAATTTATCAATAACTAAGCAAGTTAAAGCTGGTAGAATCAGGCATCTAAGAAATGATCAACCTAAAGAACAAacgtcaaaaataaaaatacatttttaggcATGAAGGTGCATATCAGTGAgctgttacatttttgtttagtGTATACTCGTGTAGCGTAATCTTCAGCAGTTCCCAGGGATCAAGGTTACCAGGACACCTCAATCTGTGTGTTGTATATCAGTGTCCTTGAATTTACTAGGCTGCCCTTAAAACCATGAGTGAGCGATAAGTCTTGCTCCAGCGATTTCATTATCAACCAGTGATAATGGCATTGTTCTGTTCAGTGTTCTCACTGATTTTACAGACAAGGTAGACTTATAATTCCTGTtgaattacttttgttttttcaaaatctCTGAAGGGGAAAAACCTTTAAAATTCGCCAGCCTTTTTGTTCCCAGAAAGACGGTGTTGCCTTCGCATTTTTTACATACTCTAAATCAACCTTCGTTTGCATTCATTGCTAGAGTGTCTGGGCAGACTTATTTTAATGCAGTTTTGTGGTTAGAAAAGGCAGGATATAGGCGTGACACCGATGCCCTTCTTACAGAAAATCCATCATACAGCTGGACATGGCTCATGTGAAGAAAGCGCTGGTGGTCCCAGCATTTGAAACACTACGGTATCGCCTGTCCTTCCCCAAATCCAAAGCAGAGCTCCTCTCCATGCTGGACATGGGGACACTCTACACGTTCAGGTACGAGCTGGAGATTTCAAATCGCTGTCCATCACCTCCATCTGTCTCACTCCAGAGCACTGTGCCTCCGTACAGCGAATAGGCAGAACGATGACTGAGTCTAAAATTCAAGTGCAGTAATTTCTTTCCACAAGGACAAGTTATCTCTGTCATTACGAATAAACTCTGTAATCTGTCAGATGTTAAAATTCTCAGTCTAAtgcatttttctcttttgctGTCATGCATTATTGTTGTTTGCATTTCGCTCATCTTAAAATGGGAAATATACATTACATTGGTGGTAACTGTCTACTGTAGTGCTGCACAGACACACATCATCAGTTTCAATGCTACAGGTGATGAACACAGTAATTTTGATGTCTGAATTCGAACACCAAGTGAAATGGCAGGACATTCTGTAGAGGTGCACAGAAAACCCCTCTAGTCTAATGCATTTATCTGCAGATATTTAGACATgactgccacctgctggacaAAGTTCTCACAATCTAATTGCCCTTCACAGAAAGCTCCAGGAGAATTCAGCGAATATATTAGTTGCCCAAATAAACCAACATATTTTAAGGAAACATTAAATATCTTCTTCATGCAGGCAttgtttattgtaaataaacagtattatatatatattatctgctaaaatttttaaatttttaaatgcGACTCCAACCCTGTTCAATACTGTACCTTACTTTTTAGTTTAAAGATCCTTACATGCTATTATGTATTCCTTATGACTTTTTGGGAgctttaatttagtttttttaatgtagccATTAGCAATGCATATGCAAGAGTAACATAAACATCAAGGTacatttaaacatgaaaaacagcaaaatgcaCCCAAATTGAACCCAGAACCAACTAATAGCTAATGTTGCTGTTCACATCATGTTCTTCCTTCTGTTGGGGAATTATGTTGACTAACATTataacatacatataataaaatcATATGCAATGACATGTAATCCCAACAGATTTTGTAAGAATTATGTACATTAGTTCTGAATGCATCTTACAATACAAAATATCAGGGCCTTTCAATGTTAATGTTCAAGGTCAATCCACAATCAGTACAGAAAGAATGGTCCATCTAAATTACCTGTTGGGTTAAAAAAGTTGATGGAGAACAGGAGATCATCAAGGAGTCTATGTCAAACACACTCACATgcagaaaatacatttgtaaatcacaaaaaatatttcctgtCAATTCAAAATCAAATCAGGGGCATTTCTGACATGGGATGGCAAAGTCTTCACACAATGTTTTATGAAGAAATCGACATACCAAGGCTATAAGGCTGAATCATTACCCAGGATGGTCTGGCAGAGGCTATAATTCTAGGTCAGATCTTTAATACTGGTGTCCTGAGATTGGTTTTACAAAGACCATCTGTGGTCTCCCTTGGTTATgtattatatgttttatatatgaTGGTTATATATGGTTTCATAGCCCTTAGCGACACTTTTTTCATCCTCTGCTGTTTTGCCCCGAGCAGCTCACAGCTTTATTCGCAGCTGCGCATTTTAGgtgctaaatgaaaaaaaaaaagtaatgctgGTGTTGTGTCCGCAAGGTACCATGTGTGGACCAAGGGCCATGCCCCTACCAACTACGCCAAGTGGAGAACAGCGACCATGCCCTACAAGGTGGAGTGGGAATCCGATTTTGAGCCTTATGTCGTCGTGAGACGGGACTGCCCTGAGTACGATCAGAGGTTTGTCGGCTTTGGTTGGAACAAAGTGTCCCACATCATGGAGCTCGATGCACAGGTAATAGAAATGGAAGATGTTTGTTCTCATTAACATTTTTACTGTAAGCTTCGTTCTTAGTGGAACCAGCCATAAAACCAAGAGTTACTTTACAAACTGGCTGGgattttcattcttttattgAATAATCattgtaataatataataaacaatctcattatataataataagaaaTGATTATTCTGAATTGTAACCCTAGTAGGCTCAGCTTTAAGGTACTTATGTTCAACTCTTCAAAGAACTGAATCACAGGTGCAGAAAGTTTTGGATTTAGCAAAcagctgtaaataaaaaatgcttcGTATCCTTTGTGTTTCCCTCCAGGAGTATGATCTGGTGGTGCTGCCCAATGCCTTTATGATTCACATGCCTCATGCACCCAGCTTTGATATCTCCAAATTCAGATCGAGCTCCAACTACCGCAACTGCTTGACAACACTGAAGGATGAGTTTCACCAGGACCTCTCCCGCAAGTATGGATCAGCGGCTCTGAAATACCTCACTGCAGAGAGGAACCTGTAAAGCAAACTTCACGAGATGGTCTGCTGGCCTGTCACCTGCCTGACGCTGACATCAGCTGAGGGGACAGCTTAGCTGGTGCAGGTTCAAAACTGCCTCAGAATTATACCGTGTAATCTCTAGGAGTTGGGATGCTACTACTGCCCTTGAAGaaagatacagatacagtaattaTGACAGGCTcagaaaaatagaaactctgTCCCAGGATGCTTAGTCTAAACCACCACAAAATACAGCTGCAGAGCTGACAGGAAATGGGGGAGTGTCCTTCCACCTTCTCTGCTGCGTCCCAAACTACATTCACAGCACACAAGAGGAACAGACACTACAGAACGGGGACAACCTGGAGTCCGTGACCAAACTTTCCAATGACAGCACACATGTGCCGACAAAAAGGCTGGATTTTTAAAGAGATCCTTAACTTTAAGGAAtctggggtgggggggagggggtggagaaaagtttttttttgacaatcaggatctttttttttccccccaacgaGGGCAAATGAATAAGGCAAGTCCATCCGTCTGGGGGTATTGCTGGGCAGCAAAGATTTCAAGTTTTCTACTGGCACCTAAAAGCAGATGAAAAGCTGTGAAATGAAAAGTGCTAATAGGAAAATGGCTTAAGAGATTTGTGAAGACAGCCAACTCCTGTAAGCATTTTCTTGACCTGCTGTGGATCTGTTATCAACAATTGATGAGTTGCTCTTCTAGAGCAGGATACATAAGAGTaatcactggaaaaaaaaccaacatatttagccttattattatttttcttgatatttaaattatttaagctATTTTGTTATTAGATGTAAATGATTCATAAAATAATGATGTACACCTTTTTAATTACTGTTAAATAATGATTGCATAACTTTTTTATTCCTCTATTCTGTTCtttcaaagaaaatgtaatcaAGGGTTCGTGTTTGTACAGGAAGAGTCCAAAATGGCTTAGAATGCTCTCAGCACCCCTTTCATGTTAAATCTGAGAACAACTGAATTGCTTTGATTTATATTTGACTCATCTGATGCCACCATATTGGAAGGATTCTTTCCTTTCACAGGAACTTCTTAAAACCATTTGAATGATTTGCACTATTAGCCATTGAGCCagtaatgtaattaaaatataaaaatacacataaaaTAGTAGAGGTACAGCACaacacatacattttaaaatgtaatacaaaCCTTTATTCATCAAGTAACTGATGAAGGATTAGCAAATTTACAATCAGAACGAAACGCATTGCTTAGAATGGAATTTGGCATGATGTAGTTACTAAACACTATATTCGTGGGCCAGAAGCTTCGGAGAATTATATGTATCTATTACTTTAGTTTTTGGTATCCAATTTGACTAAAAGCTCAGATGAAAGCTAACCCTTGCAAAAAAAATTGAGAATTTTCTTTTATTACtacagctttttatttttcatttctattcATTACTGCCTTTAAAACATACAGCACAGCTAGTCGAATTTGTGTTGCTTCCAGATGATAGGCTGCATTCAAAGACACTAACATGTAGGTACCTGTACAGCACCTTTAGGGCTAAATTAAGTCAAGAATTATTGCACTGTGATATCCCCTATAAATCACAGCAATCATAGTTTGATAACAATTTATTTAGTTCAAGCTTTAGTTTAcaattaaatcagctgaaattCCAGATTACATAAGTCACCAAATGGGTACTTACGATGCACGTGGAATCAATCGCTAGCAGCAGAGGTGTTCATATTATTTGCATTACCAAATGCATAGAAAAGAAGAGCATTCATTTCTCCTTTTTCCTTAGAGACAAAATGCATTACAAATGTAGACCTTCATTGCATGAAACTGATTATACCTTGGACCAAAACAACCTTCTGATCCCCTGTCATAAGTGTATTGGTTAGAGCTTATTGGTAGTAGACATCCAATTCTCCCAAAATTGATATTTAGCCTTAAAGCAACTAAAATATCCCTTTCTTAGCAAAAAAGGGAGCTTAATAGCTAAACACATTCATGCCAATTAATTATCCGTAGAGTGGTTTAAGCTGTTGGAATAGATATCAAAGGCTGCTGAAAACTTTGCACTGCATGATTGTTGATTGTCTCCATTTTGTGTATGCAGCCAAGGACcagattaatttttaaagtaatatttttgATATACTAAAGTTAAAACCACAGTATATGTGTATTGTACCTGCTAGATGCTAAAAGGAAAAACTGTTGCAGTTGCATATCCGTCCATAACACACATAGTTTGTTTTCAGAACTATGATGTGTTCCCAAGATACTTTGACATATCCCCAGAGTACCAGTGTTACACCTTTGTGTTTTACCTTGTAAAAGCACCTGATATCTAGTTAACTAAAGAAATATACATAGTAGTTGTCAATTAGCACCTGAGAGGAAAACAAATGTAGGAAAAAGGTTAAGATGCCATGTAAATCGTCAGCCTGTTAATGAAGGAAGGAAAATATAGATACATTGGTGTAACATTATCAACAGAAATGTGCACAAATGTCACGCCTCCCATACAACATGTAAAAGGTCTGCAATATCCTGGGAATCAATTGGTCAGTGGAAGTATGTCCAGGTCTGATGTGGTGAGTTTCTGAGCTCAGTTATATTAGGCagggaatttgtcttttagacaaaaataaacaggctgtttgaatttttacattttacgaCTCAAAACAGCTGAAATGGAGTTCGCGCCAAGAAAAGGGTATTATGATTGACGTCATTGCCTGGGGTTGCCAGCCGAGCCAGCAGCTGGTCTGGAAGGTTTGTGGGGAGGGTGCGAAAGTGAGTTCCTGGAGAGGGTCCCTCTTGTGTCTAAGTAGAGTGTTTTCTTGGAAGAAGGTGATTGTCCGCCCGACAGTTACTTCCCTCTCTGGGGCTCTGGTCACATGATTTTGCTGATGGATTGCGCCCAGCCCAGACCTAGGGATTACTCTCTAATTCCAGAACTCCGGGATAATCCTGGAGGGTTGGCAACCTGAATAGATCCCCCTCTCTCCACACATGCCATTATCACTGGGGCCATTGTTTTCTAGCCAATGGCAAAGGATCAGTTCTGGTCATGAAGCAGTGTTACTCCTGAAAATACCATCAAAAAAGGAGGATAAAGCACTGGAGGGAGGTAGAAGCGTTAGTCGCTTGTCATGTTGTCTTGGGTGAGGCCAGTAAGATGGTGTATAAATATTACCACCACCTCGTGACTACAGTGTGACTTGTGTACCTCTGGGTTGTCTAATTCTCCTTTCCTGCCAGTGTGCTGAGTTCGGTGAtgcgagtgcctttgctgtatTGTGAAACTGGGTATTGATTGTACTACTGTACTGTGGGAGCCTGAGAAATGGCAGGTTCTCTATTTATTATTGTTGAGTTAAAACAAACTTATTTTTCTatacaggggaaaaaaagtgctttaaatAAACTTGCCCTTTCATATAAAGgcgtcttttcttttttcatcataACAATAGCTTTGCTGTGAATACGTCTTCTATTTTTAATGAGCAAAACTGTGTCACTGCTTCTGAATGTGATCTATGATAGTTTCCAACAGAggataataaaaacataaaaatgcttCAGTGCTATTAAGATTATAGAGATTTTGGCTGTCACACAAGTTACCCCAAACGTGCAACCAGTCATGTCCTATTGCACATCAGAGGGCACTCAAATGTGCGCTACTGCTGTAGGACATCAGGCATTTGAAATTTCTACATCAGTATCATTGCTTTAGCCCCTGAACTATTTAATGCATGTGTTGGTTTTACAGTCCCCTGATCCTCTTTAGATACGATAGTACAAAGGTTTtagaataaaacaattaaatggaCATTACAAATCtgcaaaatcttttttattaCTTGTTTGATTAGTTTTCAACACAAAAAGattactaaaaacaaaaaaaaacaccaacaatGTTCACAAAGTGTATCGTTGTAGCGTAGGTGTTTAAATTTTCACCACTACAGCCTTGATTGTGCCTGCTCAGAAATAATTTCTGGCTAAACAGGTTTCATGCAGTGCACAGGAGTACACATTGCTTTTCTCAGGCTCTGTTACTCTCTGTGCATTCTAATCACATCTgacattatcagaaagctactGCTGAAAGTCTCATATCCTGGGATAGAATGAGATTTATTACACTTTTGAAATATCATTTAAGATACAACGATTCTAGCAAGTATGGCATTAGTTTAAATAAGCACTGTTCATTTTGTTGAACACCTTTGTGAAAATAATGCTGCATGACAAAATCTAATTACCTTTTCAAAGTGAAGTTGTTATTTTTATAGATGCTGCATTTCACTATAAAGTATTGCGAGGTGCCGTTAGGAAGAATGAGGTttcatactgtaaaacaaacagTGGAAATTAATTCTTCACCAGGGTAATAAGAAACTTATGTGTTTACCTTGTCTGTGTACAAAGGGGCAGTTTAAATAGCACAgcatttacagatttttttttatttagctggAGGACCACTGTAATTTTTCTAAGTTCAAGATTTTAACCTAATAATAACTAGAAAagatacaataaatattattttaaaacaaggaaTAAGTTAAAGTTGTTTAAAGATATGATCATTAACTTTCATTGATTTCTTGACAAGAAGACCTGACAACTTGTTCATCTCTTAAGGTTTGAAATAACATCTTTAAGTCTGGATAATGTTCTCAAAATATGATCAAAAATATGATTTGTATGGGCTACCAGATTGAATCTCATCAGCTGTGTGCGGTTCTGTTAGAACac is a window of Lepisosteus oculatus isolate fLepOcu1 chromosome 21, fLepOcu1.hap2, whole genome shotgun sequence DNA encoding:
- the large2 gene encoding xylosyl- and glucuronyltransferase LARGE2s isoform X1, with amino-acid sequence MPCPCRGKLKLLVASVAFVLLLTWLYLLVGNLENGRSLLVSPCFGDQSEHYLERDVLESRVREVEEENRQLRLQLGQSQGPSQDGNYGNQQWVASADTGAEDGENTAEDKGNHTDCVRPPMVEKCELIHVACVCAGHNASRDVVTLVKSILFHRKNPLHFHFITDAVAHQILSSLFQSWMVPSVQVSFYDADELKSEVAWIPNKHYSGIYGLMKLTLTKALPSDLTKVIVLDTDITFATDIAELWAIFRKFTDKQAIGLVENQSDWYLGNLWKNHKPWPALGRGFNTGVILLLLERLRRIGWEQMWRLTAERELMSMLSTSLADQDIFNAVIKQNPVLIHQLPCFWNVQLSDHTRSEQCYTEVSDLKVIHWNSPKKLRVKNKHVEFFRNLYLTFLEYDGNLLRRELFGCPSQPSTESIRLQAALEELDEDDQCYDFRRERIMVHRIHLYFLQYEYMATQDETDITLVAQLSMDRLQMLEAICKHWEGPISLALYMSDAEAQQFLRYAQASEVLKNRKNVGYHIVYKEGQFYPVNLLRNIALHHANTPYVFLADVDFLPMYGLYDYLRKSIIQLDMAHVKKALVVPAFETLRYRLSFPKSKAELLSMLDMGTLYTFRYHVWTKGHAPTNYAKWRTATMPYKVEWESDFEPYVVVRRDCPEYDQRFVGFGWNKVSHIMELDAQEYDLVVLPNAFMIHMPHAPSFDISKFRSSSNYRNCLTTLKDEFHQDLSRKYGSAALKYLTAERNL
- the large2 gene encoding xylosyl- and glucuronyltransferase LARGE2s isoform X2: MPCPCRGKLKLLVASVAFVLLLTWLYLLVGNLENGRSLLVSPCFGDQSEHYLERDVLESRVREVEEENRQLRLQLGQSQGPSQDGNYGNQQWVASADTGAEDGENTAEDKGNHTDCVRPPMVEKCELIHVACVCAGHNASRDVVTLVKSILFHRKNPLHFHFITDAVAHQILSSLFQSWMVPSVQVSFYDADELKSEVAWIPNKHYSGIYGLMKLTLTKALPSDLTKVIVLDTDITFATDIAELWAIFRKFTDKQAIGLVENQSDWYLGNLWKNHKPWPALGRGFNTGVILLLLERLRRIGWEQMWRLTAERELMSMLSTSLADQDIFNAVIKQNPVLIHQLPCFWNVQLSDHTRSEQCYTEVSDLKVIHWNSPKKLRVKNKHVEFFRNLYLTFLEYDGNLLRRELFGCPSQPSTESIRAALEELDEDDQCYDFRRERIMVHRIHLYFLQYEYMATQDETDITLVAQLSMDRLQMLEAICKHWEGPISLALYMSDAEAQQFLRYAQASEVLKNRKNVGYHIVYKEGQFYPVNLLRNIALHHANTPYVFLADVDFLPMYGLYDYLRKSIIQLDMAHVKKALVVPAFETLRYRLSFPKSKAELLSMLDMGTLYTFRYHVWTKGHAPTNYAKWRTATMPYKVEWESDFEPYVVVRRDCPEYDQRFVGFGWNKVSHIMELDAQEYDLVVLPNAFMIHMPHAPSFDISKFRSSSNYRNCLTTLKDEFHQDLSRKYGSAALKYLTAERNL